A single genomic interval of Pseudomonadota bacterium harbors:
- a CDS encoding ATP-binding cassette domain-containing protein, whose translation MHLKSATLRPSAFPNRDHYPFNVPLFHREDPIPFTTPVTFFIGENGSGKTTLLEAIARRCQIHIWRYKEARRFQPNPYEQELKQYLSVEWSNGPVPGSFFSAQSHREFALILDEWAATDPGQLKYFGGESLVTQSHGQSTMALFRSAYRNKGIYFSDEPETALSPKRQVELVRLLANMGREGQAQFIIATHSPILLACPGATIYDFNRSPLNVIAYEETEYYQIYRQFLDNRELFLSQDDPPQSATVPRKRSSSIPR comes from the coding sequence ATGCACCTGAAAAGCGCCACACTCAGGCCCTCCGCCTTCCCCAACCGCGATCACTACCCTTTCAACGTACCGCTTTTCCATCGGGAGGATCCCATTCCATTTACCACGCCGGTAACCTTTTTCATCGGTGAAAACGGTTCCGGCAAGACCACCCTGTTGGAGGCCATAGCGCGACGCTGTCAGATTCATATCTGGCGTTACAAGGAGGCGCGTCGATTTCAGCCCAATCCGTACGAGCAGGAACTGAAGCAGTACCTGTCGGTGGAGTGGAGCAACGGCCCGGTGCCAGGCTCCTTTTTCTCCGCGCAATCGCACCGTGAGTTTGCGTTGATCCTGGACGAGTGGGCCGCGACCGATCCGGGGCAGCTCAAGTATTTTGGCGGCGAGTCGCTGGTGACCCAATCGCATGGTCAGTCCACCATGGCGCTGTTTCGCAGCGCCTACCGCAACAAAGGTATCTATTTTTCCGACGAGCCCGAGACGGCGCTCTCCCCGAAACGGCAGGTGGAGCTGGTGCGGTTGCTCGCGAACATGGGGCGTGAGGGGCAGGCGCAGTTCATCATCGCGACCCATTCGCCGATTCTGTTGGCCTGCCCGGGGGCGACGATCTACGATTTCAACCGCTCTCCACTGAACGTCATCGCCTATGAGGAGACCGAGTACTATCAGATCTACCGGCAGTTCCTGGACAACCGTGAACTGTTTCTGAGCCAGGACGACCCCCCGCAGTCCGCGACGGTTCCGCGCAAAAGATCATCCTCAATACCGCGCTAG
- a CDS encoding TonB-dependent receptor has protein sequence MKSRTNTAGTARLCSAIILLSGQALAADRSQPLITVTAPGMEQSIEDVQATIEVIDAQDLQSLSGRSLPQVLQSATGFFVRDSGSTSSVYLRGFDDDQTLILVNGMRRTGKYGHSDLNGIQLADVERIEIIRGPMSALYGSDSMAGVINIITRRADDRVSFTNTVISGLADNDQRETWILRGSANLGRVGAAGHRFAYELKDRAPFRDDPTQVGTDLRDEEKLSFSYQGDYRLGQRDRIEWSAEWIDQDDNGLSTTAYPTYEREERYQVGGRYHTENDSRIVDISLGYGASDAEVDRGTGNEAIDYSQGELNAYLTLFPNLAHIVTLGAGGTREDIDVSVYSQTADRQVHYLLVQDQWEFAPDYSLAAGVRYDDYSDFGSTVNPRVTLHWSNDGWLARLGYGTAFKAPTFTDMYIHITRQRGPFISDISGNPNLEPEESQTLEAAFGYRGARYGFEAIYHSSQLDNLIASEITGSAGFTTLYSYNNIAEAKTRGIELIFDTEINDWWKLSASLEYLRATNEITGERLADRPDRQARISNVFTLGEQSTLYVNLQTTRDFYAADATRTNVNSDFTTLDLKFAHRLNAHHQVAAGVDNAMNREIPYNMGARGYPNDPGARYYYVEYTASF, from the coding sequence ATGAAATCACGCACCAACACTGCGGGGACGGCCCGTCTGTGCAGCGCCATCATTCTGCTGTCGGGCCAGGCACTGGCCGCCGACCGCAGCCAGCCACTGATCACCGTTACCGCGCCGGGTATGGAACAGTCCATCGAGGACGTGCAGGCCACGATCGAGGTGATCGACGCGCAGGACCTGCAGTCGCTCTCCGGGCGCAGCCTGCCGCAGGTACTGCAGAGCGCGACCGGCTTTTTTGTCCGTGACAGCGGCAGTACCTCCTCGGTCTACCTGCGCGGCTTCGATGACGACCAGACGCTGATCCTGGTCAACGGCATGCGCCGTACCGGCAAATACGGACACAGTGATCTCAACGGCATCCAACTCGCCGACGTCGAACGTATCGAGATCATTCGCGGCCCCATGTCGGCGTTGTACGGCTCGGACTCCATGGCCGGCGTGATCAATATCATCACCAGGCGGGCCGACGACCGGGTCTCTTTCACCAACACGGTGATCAGTGGTCTCGCCGACAACGACCAGCGCGAGACCTGGATTCTGCGCGGCAGCGCAAACCTCGGCCGTGTGGGCGCCGCCGGCCATCGGTTCGCCTACGAACTCAAGGATCGTGCGCCGTTTCGCGATGACCCGACCCAGGTGGGCACCGATCTGCGCGACGAGGAGAAGCTCTCCTTCTCCTACCAGGGCGACTATCGACTCGGTCAGCGCGATCGGATCGAATGGAGTGCCGAATGGATCGACCAGGATGACAACGGGCTGAGCACCACCGCCTATCCCACCTACGAGCGCGAAGAACGCTACCAGGTCGGCGGCCGCTACCACACCGAGAACGACAGCCGCATCGTCGACATCAGTCTCGGCTACGGTGCTTCCGATGCCGAGGTCGATCGCGGCACCGGTAACGAGGCCATCGACTACAGCCAGGGCGAACTCAACGCCTACCTCACGCTGTTTCCCAACCTGGCGCACATCGTTACTCTGGGCGCGGGCGGCACCCGCGAGGATATCGACGTCTCGGTCTACTCCCAGACCGCCGACCGGCAGGTTCACTATCTGCTGGTTCAGGACCAATGGGAATTCGCGCCGGACTACTCGCTGGCCGCCGGGGTGCGGTACGACGATTACAGCGATTTCGGCAGCACGGTCAATCCGCGTGTCACCCTGCACTGGTCGAACGACGGCTGGCTGGCGCGACTCGGTTACGGCACCGCGTTCAAGGCGCCCACGTTCACCGACATGTACATCCATATCACGCGTCAACGCGGTCCGTTCATCAGTGACATCAGCGGCAATCCGAACCTCGAACCGGAGGAATCACAAACTCTCGAGGCCGCTTTCGGTTACCGCGGCGCGCGCTACGGTTTCGAGGCGATCTATCACAGCTCGCAGCTCGACAATCTGATCGCCTCGGAGATCACCGGCAGCGCCGGTTTCACCACCCTCTACAGCTACAACAACATCGCGGAGGCAAAAACGCGCGGTATCGAGCTGATCTTCGATACCGAGATCAACGACTGGTGGAAGCTTTCCGCCTCACTCGAGTATCTGCGGGCCACCAACGAGATCACCGGTGAACGGCTGGCCGATCGTCCTGATCGGCAGGCCAGGATCAGCAACGTCTTCACGCTCGGGGAGCAATCGACGCTTTACGTGAATCTGCAGACGACTCGCGATTTTTATGCCGCCGACGCAACACGCACCAACGTCAACAGCGACTTCACCACGCTCGATCTCAAATTCGCGCACCGGCTGAACGCCCACCATCAGGTGGCGGCGGGAGTGGACAATGCCATGAACCGCGAAATCCCCTACAACATGGGCGCCCGCGGCTACCCCAACGATCCCGGCGCCCGCTACTACTACGTCGAATATACCGCATCGTTCTGA
- a CDS encoding GNAT family N-acetyltransferase yields MPPRNNSETKSQLIVRNAKTSDVPAIKSLVGKVYPEMGSYTSSQLRGQINNFPEGQFVATYKDDVVGYCATFRISAELALKPHTWMEITGGGFGSRHDPRGEYLYGMEVCVDPAFRGYRIGQRLYDQRKRLCEDKRLKGIVFAGRLPTLQRRLRRYKSVEEYIDQVQQKQVRDPVLSFQLRNGFEVVGVIPNYLPNDRESLGYGIHLLWRNPKIPEEEYDGKRKSYGERLPDTVRVATVQYQQRRVSSFQEFLGMVEYFVDVVADYRSDFVVFPELFTLQLLSIQDQELNPAESIEELTKHTAPLKEALRDMAIRYNINIIGGSHPTRVPSGRVENISYVYLRDGSIHEQPKIHPTPNEVYWWNIEGGHLLQAIPTDCGPIGVLICYDAEFPELARHLIDQGANIIFVPFCTDERQSYLRVRYCCAARAVENQCYVVMSGNCGNLPGVSNMDIQYAQSCILTPCDFPFARDGIAADTTPNVETVAFADIRLESLHMARNSGTVQNLKNRRHDLYTVVWREPK; encoded by the coding sequence ATGCCCCCCAGGAACAACTCGGAAACCAAGAGTCAGCTCATCGTCCGTAATGCCAAAACCTCCGATGTCCCCGCCATCAAATCCCTGGTAGGCAAGGTCTACCCGGAGATGGGCAGCTACACCAGCAGTCAGCTGCGCGGTCAGATCAACAACTTCCCCGAGGGGCAGTTCGTGGCTACCTACAAAGACGACGTGGTGGGTTACTGCGCCACCTTCCGTATCAGCGCTGAACTGGCCTTGAAACCACACACCTGGATGGAGATCACCGGCGGTGGCTTCGGCTCGCGCCACGATCCCCGGGGTGAGTACCTCTATGGCATGGAGGTGTGTGTCGATCCGGCGTTTCGTGGTTATCGCATCGGGCAGCGCCTTTACGATCAGCGCAAGCGGCTGTGTGAGGATAAACGCCTCAAGGGTATCGTCTTCGCCGGACGCCTGCCGACGCTGCAACGCCGCCTGCGCCGCTACAAAAGCGTCGAGGAGTACATCGACCAGGTTCAGCAGAAGCAGGTGCGCGATCCGGTGCTCAGCTTCCAGCTGCGCAACGGCTTCGAGGTGGTGGGTGTGATACCCAATTACCTGCCCAACGACCGCGAATCCCTGGGCTACGGTATTCATCTGTTGTGGCGTAATCCCAAGATTCCCGAGGAGGAGTACGACGGCAAGCGCAAGAGTTATGGCGAGCGGTTGCCGGATACGGTGCGCGTGGCGACGGTGCAGTACCAGCAGCGGCGCGTCAGCTCGTTCCAGGAGTTTCTCGGCATGGTGGAGTATTTCGTCGACGTGGTGGCCGACTACCGCTCCGATTTTGTCGTCTTCCCTGAGCTATTTACGCTGCAGCTGCTCTCCATCCAGGATCAGGAACTCAACCCGGCCGAGTCGATCGAAGAGCTGACCAAGCACACCGCGCCGCTCAAGGAAGCGTTGCGGGACATGGCGATCCGCTACAACATCAACATCATCGGCGGCTCGCACCCGACGCGCGTGCCTTCGGGGCGGGTGGAGAACATCAGCTACGTCTATCTGCGCGACGGCTCTATCCATGAGCAGCCGAAGATCCATCCCACGCCCAACGAAGTCTACTGGTGGAACATCGAGGGCGGACATCTGCTGCAAGCCATTCCCACCGATTGCGGCCCCATCGGCGTGCTGATCTGTTACGACGCCGAGTTCCCCGAGCTGGCGCGCCACCTGATCGATCAGGGGGCGAACATCATCTTCGTTCCCTTCTGTACCGACGAGCGTCAGAGCTATCTGCGGGTGCGCTACTGCTGCGCGGCGCGCGCGGTGGAGAATCAGTGCTATGTGGTGATGTCGGGCAACTGCGGCAACCTGCCCGGCGTGTCCAACATGGATATCCAGTACGCGCAGAGCTGCATCCTGACGCCGTGCGATTTTCCCTTTGCTCGTGACGGCATCGCCGCCGATACCACACCCAATGTGGAGACGGTGGCCTTCGCCGACATCCGTCTGGAGTCGCTGCACATGGCGCGCAACAGCGGCACGGTGCAGAATCTCAAGAATCGCCGCCATGACCTCTACACCGTGGTGTGGCGGGAGCCGAAGTAG
- a CDS encoding ATP-dependent acyl-CoA ligase, with amino-acid sequence MNESLHDVNGWVVGEVLASRAESHGDRICIRFAGGTELTYRDAERLGNQVARLLIDQGVAPGDNVALFMPNGLAFCLAWFGIAKAGAVMVAVNTEYKGAFLQHVLNNCQARVLICTAEYLERVVAIEAQVPDLELVLVPGFSESYRFQRLRCLPFEEYRQRPETTPGVPVSYRDTACIMYTSGTTGPSKGVLMPHAHLYLFGLGTIDNMQLTERDVFYIVLPLFHANALFMQLYATLIAGASAVIRERFSAGEWLNEVRRYGATITNMLGVVSAFVLNQPPTADDRDHHLRAIGVAPNPPELDGAFRERFGVQDVFGLYGMTEINIPLYTQAGVARPGSCGKTWDRYYELQIVDPETDLEVPRNRTGEIVVRPKLPFGFMSGYNRMPEKTVEAWRNFWFHTGDAARMDEEGYVYFVDRIKDCIRRRGENISSFEVESVIATHPSVADVAAVAVPSEIRGGEDEVKVVVVVKPDRVLQPEELIAFCEPRMPRFAVPRFVQFVASLPKTPTNKVQKHLLRGQVDDDTIWDRLCSN; translated from the coding sequence ATGAACGAGTCTCTTCACGACGTCAATGGATGGGTGGTCGGGGAGGTGCTTGCATCGCGGGCTGAGTCCCACGGCGACAGAATCTGCATCCGCTTCGCGGGTGGAACCGAACTGACCTACCGGGACGCCGAGCGACTGGGCAACCAGGTTGCCCGACTGCTGATCGATCAAGGCGTCGCGCCTGGCGACAATGTCGCGCTCTTTATGCCCAACGGGCTGGCGTTCTGCCTCGCCTGGTTCGGTATTGCCAAGGCGGGTGCCGTGATGGTGGCGGTGAATACCGAATACAAGGGCGCATTCCTTCAGCACGTGTTGAACAATTGTCAGGCACGGGTGCTGATCTGCACTGCCGAGTACCTGGAGCGCGTCGTTGCCATCGAGGCACAAGTGCCGGACCTGGAGTTGGTGCTGGTCCCCGGTTTTTCCGAAAGCTATCGATTCCAACGCCTGCGCTGTCTGCCCTTTGAGGAGTATCGGCAACGACCGGAGACCACGCCCGGTGTACCGGTGAGCTATCGTGACACCGCCTGCATCATGTACACCTCGGGCACCACCGGCCCCTCCAAGGGGGTGCTGATGCCGCACGCCCATCTCTATCTGTTCGGATTGGGCACCATCGACAACATGCAGCTCACGGAGAGGGATGTGTTCTACATCGTGCTGCCGCTGTTTCATGCCAACGCTCTTTTCATGCAGCTCTACGCCACGCTGATTGCGGGTGCGAGCGCGGTGATCCGCGAACGCTTCAGCGCCGGCGAGTGGCTCAACGAGGTGCGCCGCTACGGCGCCACCATCACCAACATGCTGGGCGTGGTGAGCGCCTTCGTGCTCAACCAACCACCGACCGCCGATGACCGCGATCACCACCTGCGTGCCATCGGCGTGGCGCCCAACCCGCCCGAGCTGGATGGTGCGTTTCGGGAACGCTTCGGCGTCCAGGACGTCTTCGGTCTCTACGGCATGACGGAGATCAATATTCCTCTCTACACGCAAGCCGGCGTCGCGCGCCCCGGCAGCTGCGGAAAAACCTGGGACCGTTACTACGAGTTGCAGATCGTAGATCCCGAAACCGACCTGGAGGTACCGCGCAATCGGACCGGCGAAATCGTGGTGCGTCCCAAACTGCCCTTCGGATTCATGAGCGGCTACAACCGCATGCCGGAGAAGACCGTCGAGGCGTGGCGCAACTTCTGGTTTCATACCGGCGATGCCGCGCGTATGGATGAAGAGGGTTATGTCTACTTCGTCGATCGCATCAAGGACTGCATCCGCCGGCGCGGGGAGAACATCTCGTCGTTCGAGGTGGAGAGCGTGATCGCCACGCATCCCTCCGTGGCCGATGTGGCGGCGGTGGCGGTACCGTCAGAAATTCGCGGCGGCGAGGATGAGGTGAAGGTGGTGGTGGTCGTTAAACCGGATCGCGTGCTGCAGCCCGAGGAGCTGATCGCTTTTTGCGAGCCGCGCATGCCGCGCTTCGCGGTCCCGAGATTCGTTCAGTTTGTTGCGAGTCTGCCCAAGACGCCAACCAACAAAGTGCAGAAACACCTGCTGCGCGGCCAGGTGGATGACGATACGATCTGGGATAGGTTATGCAGCAACTGA
- a CDS encoding MoxR family ATPase: protein MEQAIADLQKRLAGACYVADSSLATTLVLMERLHRPLLVEGDAGVGKTELAKALAAVNGCELIRLQCYEGLDVETAVYEWNYPHQMIAIKLQEQTHDTFAEREAHIFSEKYLLPRPLLRSISQPVAPVLLVDEIDRADEEFEAFLLELLSDFQITIPELGTITARTVPRVVLTSNGTRELSDALRRRCLYYHLDYPDLEKELRIVAAHLPQIDQRLATLLVRFVQGLRDIDLRKRPGIAETLDWVSTLADLHIDLLSQDLSLIRGTLSCLVKTHEDQQRLDDETFTHLIRNAEAG, encoded by the coding sequence ATGGAACAAGCGATAGCCGATCTGCAAAAGCGCCTGGCAGGGGCCTGCTACGTGGCCGACAGTTCACTCGCCACGACACTGGTCCTGATGGAGCGCCTGCACCGGCCGCTGCTGGTGGAGGGCGATGCCGGCGTGGGGAAGACCGAACTGGCCAAGGCGCTGGCGGCAGTAAACGGCTGTGAACTGATCCGCCTGCAATGCTACGAGGGGCTCGATGTCGAGACGGCGGTCTACGAGTGGAACTATCCGCACCAGATGATCGCCATCAAGCTCCAGGAGCAGACGCACGACACGTTCGCCGAGCGCGAGGCGCATATTTTCAGCGAGAAGTACCTGTTGCCGCGCCCACTGCTCCGCTCAATCAGCCAGCCGGTTGCGCCGGTTCTGCTGGTCGACGAAATCGACCGCGCCGACGAGGAGTTCGAAGCCTTTTTGCTCGAGTTGCTCTCCGATTTTCAGATCACCATTCCAGAGCTCGGTACCATCACGGCGCGGACCGTCCCGCGTGTCGTACTTACCTCCAACGGGACGCGTGAGTTGAGCGATGCCTTGCGCCGCCGCTGTCTCTACTACCACCTCGACTACCCGGACCTCGAGAAAGAACTGCGCATCGTCGCAGCGCATCTGCCGCAGATCGACCAGCGCCTGGCGACCCTGCTGGTGCGATTTGTACAGGGTCTGCGCGACATCGACCTGCGCAAGAGGCCGGGTATTGCCGAGACCCTCGACTGGGTATCCACGCTCGCCGATCTGCACATCGATCTGTTGTCGCAGGACCTCTCACTGATCCGGGGCACCCTCTCCTGTCTCGTCAAAACGCACGAGGATCAGCAGCGTCTGGACGACGAGACTTTCACGCATCTGATCCGGAACGCGGAAGCAGGATGA
- a CDS encoding VWA domain-containing protein, which yields MSVGAARSVAGFVRFLRHEGYSVGIEETLDSLTVIEQCDPPEIPMLRSALRSLVCRDRDEWARYRTLFDRYWLPGSVTDAQVPDSAAALIDPRLRRVKTATATTGLARALFVDPDATDTITGSAGRQKTLTRTDYRFLTDARDRRRIEQLAERLALRLRKRFVRRRRVATRGRRLHLRRTLRKSLALGGLPIHRRFRVRRREPPPLVLIQDISHSMAPYTPLYTRFVRGLLRVFRDAEAFVFHTELFPVTWLYRESDSTVLRQRLEKMNRLWMGGTRIAESLARFNREFAARMVDPRTLVIILSDGFDTDQTERLVEELAVLRQQCGKLIWLNPALRGLHSVDEEVLSRELRTSLDGVIRANDLESLAYAVECVAGAVAGKVPGFTTGRRSNEKLNDRVGFGIGL from the coding sequence ATGAGCGTTGGTGCCGCCCGCAGCGTCGCCGGCTTCGTACGCTTTTTGCGCCATGAAGGCTATAGCGTCGGTATCGAAGAAACGCTCGACTCGCTCACCGTCATCGAACAGTGCGATCCTCCCGAGATACCCATGTTGCGTTCCGCGTTGCGCAGCCTGGTATGTCGCGATCGCGATGAATGGGCGCGTTATCGTACGCTTTTCGATCGTTACTGGTTACCGGGCTCGGTGACCGATGCGCAAGTGCCAGACAGCGCTGCGGCGCTGATCGATCCCCGCCTGCGCCGTGTCAAGACGGCTACCGCCACCACCGGGCTCGCCCGCGCACTCTTTGTCGATCCAGACGCGACCGACACGATTACGGGTAGCGCCGGGCGTCAGAAAACCCTGACACGCACCGACTACCGATTCCTGACCGACGCCCGTGACCGGCGCCGGATTGAACAACTGGCTGAACGACTGGCGTTACGCTTGCGCAAGCGTTTCGTGCGGCGGCGCCGCGTCGCCACCCGCGGCCGGCGTCTTCATCTGCGGCGCACGTTGCGCAAAAGTCTGGCCTTGGGGGGTTTGCCGATACACCGCCGTTTCCGGGTACGCCGTCGCGAACCCCCGCCGTTGGTGTTGATCCAGGATATTTCTCACTCCATGGCGCCCTACACACCGCTCTACACCCGTTTCGTACGCGGCCTGCTGCGGGTGTTCCGTGATGCCGAAGCGTTCGTCTTTCATACCGAGCTCTTTCCCGTGACCTGGCTTTACCGCGAATCGGATAGCACGGTGTTGCGGCAACGACTGGAGAAGATGAACAGGCTGTGGATGGGCGGTACGCGTATCGCCGAGTCGTTGGCGCGCTTCAATCGTGAGTTTGCCGCGCGAATGGTCGATCCGCGCACGCTGGTGATCATTCTCAGCGATGGCTTTGACACCGATCAAACGGAGCGGTTGGTTGAAGAACTCGCGGTGCTACGCCAGCAATGCGGTAAGTTGATCTGGCTCAATCCGGCCTTGCGCGGGCTACACTCTGTGGACGAAGAAGTGTTGTCGCGCGAACTGCGGACGAGTCTTGATGGCGTGATCCGCGCCAACGATCTGGAGAGCCTGGCCTATGCTGTGGAATGCGTGGCAGGTGCCGTCGCGGGGAAGGTTCCCGGTTTCACCACGGGCAGGAGGAGCAATGAAAAGCTTAACGATCGCGTTGGGTTTGGTATTGGGTTGTAG
- a CDS encoding heme-binding protein: MLWNAWQVPSRGRFPVSPRAGGAMKSLTIALGLVLGCSTAGAADEQLTVKLRAFSADTAAKIAAAAYADCTKKGFKVAAAIVGRDGNLLAFLRNPLAGPHTVQVSQQKAYAAASFQVPTSAMGEMRDLAFAPGVILAVGGVPIDVAGHFYGGIAVSGADPKTDEVCAQAGIEAVREQLEFTD; the protein is encoded by the coding sequence ATGCTGTGGAATGCGTGGCAGGTGCCGTCGCGGGGAAGGTTCCCGGTTTCACCACGGGCAGGAGGAGCAATGAAAAGCTTAACGATCGCGTTGGGTTTGGTATTGGGTTGTAGCACCGCTGGTGCCGCGGACGAGCAGCTGACCGTCAAGCTGCGTGCGTTTTCCGCCGACACGGCCGCCAAGATCGCGGCCGCGGCCTATGCCGACTGCACCAAGAAAGGCTTTAAGGTGGCGGCGGCTATTGTAGGGCGTGACGGCAACCTGCTGGCGTTTCTGCGCAATCCCCTCGCCGGTCCGCACACGGTACAGGTGAGCCAGCAGAAGGCCTATGCGGCGGCGAGTTTTCAGGTGCCCACTTCCGCCATGGGTGAGATGCGCGATCTCGCCTTTGCCCCCGGCGTAATACTCGCGGTGGGTGGAGTGCCGATCGACGTCGCCGGCCACTTCTACGGGGGCATCGCCGTATCCGGCGCCGACCCGAAAACGGACGAGGTATGCGCACAGGCGGGCATCGAGGCCGTACGTGAGCAGCTGGAGTTTACCGACTGA
- a CDS encoding dihydrolipoamide acyltransferase: MSRFAIRVPPLPDCWESCGNCSDGGLAVAAVLVSTGQRLHRFDPIVLLEADKTTLEVPTLEAGCVAQVCVAVGDRVSEGSCLLVMESGASR, from the coding sequence ATGAGTCGTTTCGCGATTCGAGTCCCCCCGCTGCCCGATTGCTGGGAGAGCTGCGGTAACTGTTCTGACGGCGGGTTGGCGGTGGCTGCGGTGCTGGTGAGCACCGGGCAACGGCTGCACCGTTTCGATCCCATTGTCCTACTGGAAGCCGACAAGACCACACTGGAGGTACCGACCCTGGAGGCGGGTTGCGTGGCGCAAGTGTGCGTCGCTGTCGGTGATCGGGTGAGCGAGGGCAGCTGCCTGCTGGTCATGGAGAGCGGGGCGTCGCGGTGA
- a CDS encoding lytic murein transglycosylase, which translates to MPAGHGERGVAVRGALLVALLLQPISAWPLDFSECITDLRHEAASLGVAPRTLDFALTGVLPDDRVIRLDRHQPERVLTLRAYQQRLLSDARVQRGEEELRRLDARGAHYPVQNALLVALWGIETDYGRITGEFDTVRSLTTLACDARRPVFFRRELLALLQLIESGQFGDERPSGSWAGALGYLQFLPSVLQRHGRDLDGDGRVSIFTGNDELFATAARFLADSGWRQDQPWGAELALPVAGCAGPAECRYTDMAQWRGLGWRDRQGQGLPTAAGPARVIHFDESPPRAFVVFSNFEALLKWNRSTKYAIAVGRLHDALTDQR; encoded by the coding sequence CTGCCTGCTGGTCATGGAGAGCGGGGCGTCGCGGTGAGAGGCGCGTTGTTGGTGGCGCTGCTGCTCCAGCCAATCAGCGCCTGGCCCCTGGATTTTTCCGAGTGTATAACCGATTTGCGGCACGAGGCGGCGTCGCTGGGTGTCGCGCCGCGCACGCTCGATTTTGCACTGACGGGGGTTCTGCCCGACGACCGCGTGATCCGCCTGGATCGCCATCAGCCGGAGCGCGTTCTTACCCTGCGGGCCTATCAGCAGCGGCTGCTCTCCGATGCCCGTGTTCAGCGCGGGGAGGAAGAACTGCGGCGACTCGACGCCCGCGGTGCGCACTACCCGGTGCAGAACGCGCTGTTGGTTGCATTGTGGGGTATCGAGACCGATTACGGTCGCATCACCGGGGAGTTCGATACCGTGCGCTCCCTGACCACCCTGGCGTGTGATGCACGGCGCCCTGTCTTCTTCCGGCGCGAACTGCTGGCGTTGCTGCAGCTCATCGAGTCCGGCCAATTCGGGGATGAGCGACCCAGCGGCTCGTGGGCCGGTGCACTGGGCTACCTGCAGTTCCTGCCCTCGGTGCTGCAACGGCATGGTCGGGACTTGGATGGCGATGGCCGTGTGTCGATCTTTACCGGCAACGACGAACTGTTCGCGACCGCCGCGCGTTTTCTGGCCGATTCGGGCTGGCGCCAGGACCAGCCGTGGGGTGCGGAACTGGCGTTGCCGGTTGCGGGTTGCGCGGGTCCGGCCGAGTGCCGATATACCGATATGGCCCAATGGAGAGGTCTGGGATGGCGCGACCGGCAGGGCCAGGGGCTGCCGACTGCCGCTGGACCTGCGCGAGTGATCCATTTCGATGAATCGCCACCCCGCGCCTTTGTGGTGTTTTCCAATTTCGAAGCCCTGCTCAAGTGGAATCGTTCCACCAAGTACGCCATCGCGGTGGGCCGCTTGCATGATGCCTTGACGGATCAGAGATAA
- a CDS encoding DUF2784 domain-containing protein, whose translation MPYALLADAVLILHGLFVVFVILGGLLYGLSRRWAWVHLPALAWGVLIEWKGWICPLTPLEYRLRQTAQEIDAAAGVVERYLVPLLYPVGLTRDTQWLLGIALIVINLAIYGLWIARSQRR comes from the coding sequence ATGCCCTACGCCCTGCTTGCCGATGCCGTCCTGATCCTGCACGGACTCTTCGTGGTTTTCGTGATCCTCGGTGGTCTGCTCTACGGACTTTCACGGCGCTGGGCCTGGGTGCATCTGCCGGCACTGGCGTGGGGCGTGCTGATCGAGTGGAAGGGCTGGATCTGCCCACTGACACCGCTCGAGTACCGACTGCGTCAGACCGCGCAGGAGATCGACGCCGCGGCGGGCGTGGTGGAACGGTACCTGGTGCCGCTGCTCTACCCGGTGGGTTTGACGCGCGACACCCAGTGGTTGCTGGGTATTGCGCTGATCGTCATCAACCTGGCGATCTACGGCCTCTGGATTGCACGGTCGCAGCGCCGCTAG